DNA from Geobacter sulfurreducens PCA:
CCTGGCCCTGCTGGTTGAGGGACCGGTGGCCATCGTGAGCGTGGAGGAAAGCGACCGGTCCCCGAGTGAACATCCGCGTTTCGAGGGATACCTGGAGATTGCCGGTGAGCGGGTCGGCATCCTGGCGACCGGCAGACTGATCGAAGAAGTGGAAGAGATTCTGTGACTGTTATGGAGGGCTCATGGCCAAAAGAGTAATGATAGTGGATGACGCTCTGTTCATGCGCAACATGCTGCGGGGCATACTCGAGGATGCGGGGTACGAAGTGGTCGCCGAGGCTTCGGACGGCGCGGAGGCAGTGGTAACATTCCGTGACGTGCGCCCCGACGTCGTCACCCTCGACATCATCATGCCCGTGAAAAACGGTATTGAAGCCCTGCGTGAAATCATGGCCATCGATCCCAAGGCCCGCGTGGTCATTTGCAGCGCGGTCGGCCAGGAGAGCCTTGTGGACAAAGCCCGGAGCGTGGGCGCGAAAGACTTCATCCTCAAACCGTTCAATCCGGAGCGGGTCAAGGATGTGATGAAGCAGGTGACCGAGGGCTAGACATGGACATGTCCCAGTACCGGGACCTCTTCGTTGCCGAGGCCCGGGAACACCTGGAGCGCCTGGGCGAAGAGGTACTGGCCCTGGAAAAGGACCCGGCCAACGGCGAACGCCTCGACTCGCTCTTCCGCACCGCCCACTCCATCAAAGGCATGGCGGGCTCCATGGGATATGACGGCATAGCCGACCTTTCCCACCGCATGGAAGACCTGATGGACCGCGTCCGCAAGGGCCGGATTCCCTTTGGCCGGGACATCGCCGACCTGCTGCTGGCCTGCGCGGACCAGTTGGGACGAATGGTGGAAGACGTGACCGGCGGCGGGAACGGCTCCCTCGACGCGACAGACCTCTGCGCCAGACTCGCCCTGGTTGCCGGGCAGGAGGCCGCAGCCCCGGCGGCTCCAGCCGATGCAGAGACATCCCCCTCCCCGCAGCCATCCGACCAGCCGGAACCGGCACGTCGCGACGAAAGCGACGGGGCGCGAACCGTCCGGATCCGGTCAGAGCTTCTTGACCGATTTGTCAACATAACCGGCGAACTGGTCACCGGCAAGAACCGGATCATGGAACTGGCGGCGGGACTCGAATCCGAACCACTGCGGGATGCGGCGGCCGAACTGTCGAAACTGGTCCGCGACCTGCAGCGCGAGGTCATGTCGGCCAGAATGATGCCCTTCGGCACCATCTGCGACCGTTTCCCCCGCATGGTGCGGGATCTGGCTCGCCGTAGCGGGAAAGAGGCGACGCTGGCCATCGACGGCAAGGATCAGGAACTGGATCGCGGCATTCTGGAAATTCTCCCCGACCCTCTGCTCCATGCCCTGCGCAATGCCGTCGATCACGGCATCGAGTCGCCGGAGGAACGGAGTGCGGCCGGAAAGGGAGCGGGGGGTCGGATCGTCCTGTCGGTTCGCAGGGAAAAAGACCATCTGGACGTGACAGTGACGGATGACGGGCGGGGCATGGATCCGGCAGCTCTCGTCAACGCCGCCCTTGCCAAGGGAATCATCACCCCGGAAGAGGCGGCGACGCTCAGCCGGCAGGAGGCGTTGATGCTCGTCTGCAGGCCGGGCTTTTCCACGGCCAGGAGCGTCACCGAGGTATCCGGAAGAGGGGTGGGGATGGATGCGGTGCAAGCCGCTGTAAGTCGGGCGGGTGGCAGCCTGTCCATCCAGTCCGAGCGAGGCCGGGGAAGCAGGATCACCCTTCGGCTCCCCCTGAGCGTGGCGATCATCCAGGTGCTCCTGGTGGGCTGCGGCCCGCTGACCATGGCGGTTCCCGTCAACGCCGTCCGCCGGACCGTCGAGCTGGACCGGCGGCTCCAGCGCATCGAAGATGGGCGGGCTGTTTTTGATCTGGGCGGGGAAACCCTCCCGCTGGTTGACCTGGGCCTGCTCGTGGGGACCGGCCCGACTGCCGGCGGGGATTTCTCGCCCGTTCTGACGGCCGACGTTGCAGGACGCACAATGGGGTTTGCCGTGGACCGTTTTTTCGGACAGGCAGAGGTATTCACCAAGCCGCTCGGCACGCCGCTCAACCGTGCCAGGGGGCTTGCGGGAGGAGCTATACTGGGAGACGGTCGGGTCATCTTCATCCTCGACCTCCCCAATCTTGTCGACGGGGCCACCAGCCGGCGCCGCGTTTTCATGCACCCTGACGGTGCGCACAAAGGGGGAACGACCGCATGAAATTCGATGCATTGACCGAGGAGCACCTGGACGCCCTCAAGGAAGTAAGCAACATCGGTGTGGCTCACGCAGCCACTGCCCTTTCCCAGCTGATCGGCAAGGGGATAACCCTCCAGGTGCCGAAGGTCCACCTCATGAAGATCACCGAGGTTCCCGAAGCGTTCGGCGGAGCCGAGCGGATCGTTGTCGGAATTTATCTCCAGATGCTCGGCGACGCCCGGGGCAACATCCTCATCGTCCTGCCCCGGGAGAGCGCCCTCAAGCTCCTTTCACGGCTTCTCCCCCGTGAAAAGAGCGAAGGGTCCCTCCTCACAGAGCTAGAGATCTCGGCGCTCAAGGAAGTGGGGAACATCCTGGCCTCGGCCTACCTCAACGCCCTGGGCGCTCTTATGCGCAAGACCCTGATTCCTTCGGTTCCGGTCCTTTCCTTCGACATGGCAGGTGCGGTCATCGATTACGTCCTGATCGAACTGGGCGAAGTAGGCGACCTGGCTCTCATGGTGGAAACCGAATTTTTCGGCGAAGAGGAGAAAATCGGCGGTCAGTTCTTCCTGCTCCCCGACCCCGAATCTCTCAGGATCATCCTTGACGCCATCGGAGTAAAACTTTGAGCCGGATCGTCAGCGTCGGCATATCGGAATTCAAGATTGCATCGGCCCCGACGATCCTCATGACCTACGGCCTCGGCTCCTGCGTCGGCATTGCACTCCACGATCCGGTCGCGCTCACCGGCGGGCTCGCCCACACCCTCCTCCCCGCTCCGGTCCGGGGGATGGACTCCATGGTTAAATCAGCAAAATTCACCTGTTGGGCGGTTGACCTGATGGTTGAAGAGCTCATTAAATGCGGTTGCGTCGCTGAACGTCTTGTGGCAAAATTGGCCGGCGGCGCGACCATGTTCGAACCACAACACCGCACCACCCACAGTGGCATCGGCGAGCGTAACGTGACGGCGGCCAAAGAGGCTCTCGAGCGGCGCGGCATTCCTCTGGTGGCATCGGACACCGGCGACGATTACGGCCGGAGCCTGGAATTCAATACGGTAACAGGAGTCATCACGGTGCGGGCGCTGCAGCGTCCCATCAAGCGCATGTGATCGCACGGTCCGGACGCCGGCGGGCAACGGAGAGGTGATATGAAGGGGCTCAGACTCCTGGCGGCGATCATGGCGGTCGCCCTGCTTCCATTGACGGTCATGGCCGCGCCAGGCCCGGTGAATGTCGGGCTTCAGGACGTGATCGACACCGTGGAAAAAACATTCAGGCCAAACCGGACTTCGGGAATGCCCCCCCTCGTTTCGGTGACGGCCGACTTTTTCCAGCGCTCGACCCTGGCGGCCCAGAACCGCGAGATGCGGGCCGACGGCCAGATGTTCTTCAGGCCCGCCACGAGCCGGGAACCGCTCATGTTCCGGTTCGATTACTTCCGCCCCCTGAGACACGAGATCGTCAGCAACGGCCGGACCCTCTGGACCTACCTCCCCGAAAACCGCCAGGTAATCGTGAGCGATGTTTCGCCGGTCTTCAACCCCTACACCTTCGACCCTGAGCGCAACCAGGCGTCCAACTTCCTCCAGGGGCTCGGCCGGATATCCAAAGATTTTCTCGTCGTCTTCTCACCCCAGGGGAGGGACATCGGGGGCAATTACGTGTTGGAACTGACGCCGCGCCGGGCAACGGCAACCATCGCCAGGCTCTACATGGCGGTCAACGGCGAGGCGGTGGCAAACTATGTCCGCAGCGGCAGGAGGATTGCCGACAGCATTGCATCCCTCGGCCGCCAGGAGTGGACGTTTCCCATCCTTTCCACCACCGTGGTGGACCACCAGGGAAACACCACGATCATCGAATTCAGCAACGCCCGGACGAACATCCTCTTGAGCGAGTCGCTCTTCACCTTCGCCATCCCGCCGGGAGTTCAGGTGGTTCAACCGCCCCAGCGGCGCTGACCCCGAATCTGGCTCAGGCGAGGGCGGCGTGACATATGCCGCCTCGCCCTTTTCAATCGCGTCATCCTTTGAACAGAACGAGGACCGGAACATGACTCTGCCGCGCATACTATTGCTGTTTGCCGTCACCCTGCTTCTGGGGACAGGTGCCGCCACGGCGGCGCCGTCAGCCCCCCTGGCCGACGTGGTAGCCACTTTGGAACAGGGATACGCTTCCCTCAAGGACCTGCAGGCATCCTTCACCCAACGGACCGAAATGGCGGCGGTCAAGCGGTCCCAGACCGGCTCCGGCGAGCTGTTCATCCGCAAAGGTGCCGGCGACCGGGCGCTCTTTCGCTTCAACTACGTCAAACCGTCCCAGCAGATCGTCTCCAACGGCAAGACCGTCTGGTACTATCTGCCCGAGAACCGGCAGGTCATGACCATGGATGCCTCTGCCCTCTTTGCGGGCGGCGGGGGGGTCGCCCTTTCCTACCTGACCGGCATAGGCCAGATATCGCGCGACTTCGCCGTAAGCTTTGCGGGCAACGGACGCGACGCCAAAGGGAACCACGTCCTGGACCTGGTGCCCAAAAAACAGGGCCAGGCCTTTGCCCGGCTCCAGCTCACCGTTTCGGCCAAGGCGGTCGAAGAGTACCAACGGGCGGGCAAAGCCACGGTACCCTTTCCCATCGTTTCATCTGTTGTGGTTGACCAGATGGGGAGCCGCACGTCCTTCGAATTCTCGAAAATACGGGTGAACCGTGGGCTGGCCGGTTCTCTCTTTACATTCAAGGCTCCTGCCGGCGTTGAGGTAATCCAGGCACCGGGAGTCAAATAACATTATTCAGGGAGGAAACTATGCCCTCATTCGACATCGTCTCGAAGGTGGAAATGCAGGAGGTCGACAACGCGGTGAACCAGACCGTGAAAGAGATTTCACAGCGCTACGATTTCAAGGGAAGCAAGTGCGAGATCAAGCTGGAAAAGGACGCCATCAAGCTGTTGGCCGACGATGACTACAAGCTCAAGGCAGTGGTCGACATTCTCCAGTCCAAGTGCATCAAGCGGGGAATATCCATCAAATCGCTCCAGTACGGTAATGTGGAACCGGCATCCGGCGGCATGGTGCGGCAGGCGGTCGATATCCAGCAGGGTATCTCCAAGGAGAAGGGAAAGGACATCATTGCCGTCGTCAAGGAGTCCAAGCTCAAGGTTCAGGCGCAAATCCAGGATGACCAGGTGCGGGTGACCGGCAAAAACCGCGACGACCTCCAGGATGTCATCAAGCTTCTCAAGGGAAAGGATCTGGGGGTGGAACTCCAGTTCGTCAATTTCAGGGACTAACGAGGGGATTCAGTGAGTAACGCAAAAGAAAAAGTCAGCATGGTCAGCCTTGGCTGCCCCAAAAATCTGGTGGATGCAGAGGTAATGCTCGGCCGCCTGGCAAAGGACCGCTACGAGATCACCACCGATGAGCGCGAGGCGGACATTATCATCGTCAACACCTGTTCCTTCATCAAAGAGGCGAAACAGGAGAGCATCGACACGATCCTCGACCTGGCCGACCGGAAACAGGACGGCCGCTGCCGGCTCCTCATTGTGACCGGGTGCCTCCCCCAGCGCTACCAGGAAGAGCTGGCCAGGGAACTGCCCGAGGTGGACATCTTCGTGGGCACCGGCGACTATCCCCGCATCGCGGAGATCATCGAGGAGAAGAGTTCGCGGCCGGAGCAGCTGCGCTATATCGGCGACCCAAACTTCGTATTCGACGAAAGCCTCACGCGCCTCAACTCCTCCCCGGCCTACACCGCCTACCTGAAAATCGCCGAGGGATGCTCCAACTGCTGCTCCTACTGCGTGATCCCGTCTCTGCGGGGAGCCTTCCGCTCCCGTCCTCTGGAGAGCGTCCTCGCTGAGGCCCGCTCCCTCGTGGCCGGCGGGGCGCGGGAGATCAACCTGATTGCCCAGGACATCACCACCTACGGCCGCGACCTGCCCGGCGCACCCTCCCTGGAGACCCTCATCCGCGAACTGGCCGCCATTGACGGCCTCGCCTGGATCAGACTCCTCTATGCCTACCCCGACGGTATTACCGACGGCCTGATCCAGACCATCAAGAACGAACCAAAAGTCTGCAAATACCTGGACCTGCCCATCCAGCACATCAGCGACCCGATCCTGAAGCGGATGAACCGCCGCAGCACCGAGCCCCAGATCCGGGAGCTCGTGGCCAGGCTGCGGGAGGAGATCCCGGACATCGCGCTCCGCACCTCCCTCATCGTCGGCTTCCCCGGTGAAACGGAAGAGGACTTCCGCACGCTCCTCCATTTCGTGGAAGAAGCCCAGTTCGACCGTCTCGGCGTGTTCTGCTATTCACGCGAAGAAGGGACCCCGGCCGCGGAGATGCCCGACCAGGTCTCCGAGCGGGTGAAGCGCGAGCGCTACAAAAAGCTTATGAAGGCCCAGGCTCGGGTATCTTTCAAGCGGAACCGCCGGCTCATCGACACGGAAGAACAGGTCATCGTGGAAGGATACAGCGAGGAGACAGAGCTCCTCCTGAAGGGACGCTCCTCCCGCCAGGCGCCCGACATCGACGGCCAGGTCTACATCACCGCCGGCAACGCCAACGTGGGTGACATCGTACGTCTTCGGATTACCGATTCCTCCGACTACGATCTCATCGGCGAGATCATCTCCTGACCCTGCCTCCCGCGGGCCGGCGGATGACATCTGACCGGCCCGCGTCCAGCACCGCTCACTCGGCATTTCCCCGTATACTCACCGGCAAAGGCTGATCGGCATTCAGGCCCGCTTTTTGCTTGACTTCAAAAAAGTTTTCGGTATCATTTCGTGGCTCTTGAGGCCGGAAAATCAGCAGAGGGAGATAGTAAATGATTGAAAAATCTGAGGAAATGAAGGCTCTTCTCGTCAAACTCAAGGATGAGACCCTTCAGGAGATACACAAGGCGATGCGTAGCGGCTCCGAGAATGCAGGGGGCGAGCCCACGGGCGACATCTACGACCAGGCGTCCAGCGAGCGCGACCGGGAGCTGGGACTGCTTCTGAGTGACCGGGAGCGGGACAAGCTGCGCAAAATCGATGAGGCCCTCTTGAAGATCGAGGACGGAGAATACGGCATCTGCGAGGAGTGCGAGGAAGAAATCCCCCTGGGACGCCTCAAGGTCATGCCTTTTGCACGCTACTGCGTCAAGTGCCAGTCGGACATCGAAAAGATCCAGGCCCAGACCCGCCGTTTCGAGGAAGAGCGGGCGTATCGCGAGATCGCCTTCGGCGAAGAAGAAGAGGCCTGACAGCCTCTCGAGCGGACCGAGAGAAAAAGGGCGCTGCCGACAGCGCCCTTTTTTGTCGCCTCTGACCTGGGAGTCAAAATACCGCCACAACCATCACTCGGTAGCGACCAGCAAGCTTTTCCCCGTCATCTCCGGCGGCTGCGGAATCCCCAGTAACCCAAGCATGGTCGGCGCGATGTCGGCTAGGGTCCCGGGCCGCAGTCGTGCCCCTTTCCGGGAATCGTCCACCAGGATGAGTGGTACCCGTTCGTTGGTATGGGCGGTGTGGGGACCGCCGGTCTCGTCCACCATCATCTCGGCGTTGCCGTGGTCGGCAGTTATGATCAGTGCCCCCCCCTTTTCCAGCACCGTTGCCGCCACCCGGCCCACGCACTCGTCAACCGTCTCGATGGCGCGCACGGCGGCATCAAGGATGCCGGTGTGTCCCACCATGTCGGCATTGGCGAAATTGACCACCACCACATCGTCTACTCCCTCGTCGATCCGCTTCAGCAGCGCATCGGTCACGAGCGGGGCGCTCATTTCCGGCTTCTGGTCGTAGGTGGCCACTTCCTTGGGAGAGGGGATCAGGATCCGCTCCTCGCCGGGAAACGGCTCTTCCACGCCGCCGTTGAAGAAGAACGTGACGTGGGCATACTTTTCGGTCTCGGCGATCCGCAGCTGCCGGAGCCCGGCCCGGCTCACCACCTGGCCCAGGATGTTGGCGAGGCTTTCGGGGGGGTAGGCCACGGGGAGCGGAAAGGTGGCATCGTACTCAGTAAGGCAGACATAGGAGGCGAGGCGGGGCCACGGTGAACGATCGAAGCCGGCGAAGGCGGGGTCCGTGAGTGCCCGGGTGATCTCACGGGCCCGGTCCGAACGGAAATTGAAGCAGATAAAGCCGTCCCCGTCGGCGAGAAGTCCGAGTGGGCTGCCGTTAGGGGCGATGACGGCCGGCTCAACGAACTCGTCAGTGACACCGGCACTGTAACTCGCCTCGATGGCCGCAGCCGAGTCCGGACGGTGCGCCCCCTCACCCTTGACAATGGTGTTATAGGCCCGCTCCACCCGCTCCCAGCGATTATCCCGGTCCATGGCCCAGTAGCGCCCCATGACCGTGGCGACCCTGCCGAAGCCGATCCGGCCGATCTCCGCCTCCAGCTCGGCCAGGTAGCCCGCACCGCTGCTGGGCGGGGTGTCGCGGCCGTCGAGGAAGGCATGAACGAACACGTCCTTCACCCCCTGACGCCGGGCCAACTCAATGAGGGCATAGAGGTGCGTGTTATGGGAGTGGACTCCCCCGTCGGAGAGGAGCCCGCCCAGGTGCAGCCTGCCGCCGGCAGCCTTGACGCGGGCCATGCAGTCGAGAAGCACCGGATTGGTGAAGAAGTCGCCGTCGTCGATCGATTTGGTGATGCGGGTCAGGTCCTGGTAGACCACACGGCCGGCGCCGATGTTCAGGTGGCCCACCTCCGAGTTCCCCATTTGGCCGTCGGGAAGCCCCACAGCCATGCCCGACGTCTCCATCTCCACCGAGGGGTACTCGGCCATGAGGCGGTCCATGGCCGGGGTCCGGCCAATGGCCACGGCATTATTGGAAGGGTCGGGATTGATCCCCCACCCGTCGAGGATCATGAGCACGAGCGGTCTGGGCATTGCTCCTCCGTGACAGGATTAGTGATGATAGGGTTCGTTGCCGATGATGGTGAAAGCCCGGTAGATCTGCTCCAGCAGCACCACCCGGACCATCTGGTGGGTAAAGGTCATCCGCGACAGGGCGATGACCCGGTCGGCCCGGCGCCTGAACTCGTCGGCAAAGCCGTAGGCCCCGCCGATGGCGAAGGCCAGTTCGGGTACCGCCGTGTCCCGGCAACGGGAGATGTAGGCGGCGAATTCCGGCGAAGTGAGCTGATCGCCCCGCTCATCCAGAAGGATCAGGCGTGAGGTGCGGGGAACGAGCTTGTCGAGCCGCTCACACTCCCGAGCGCGCATGGCCTCGGCCGCAGCGCCCTTTTCATCCCGCGCCTCGCCGATCTCCAGGGGAGCATAGCGTCTCACCCGGCCGGCATATTCGTCAATGCCGCGCCGAACCCACTCCTCCTGGGTCTTGCCGACCCAGAGCACGCGCAGTTTCACGGCGCTCCGACCCCGGCCGGCACGGAGAGGGCGAGGATCACTCCCCTCCCCCTTCCTTCCCTTCCCACAGGTACTCCGCGGGAATCGCCACCTGCCCGGCAGCGGACCAGAGGCCGTCCAGGTCGTAGTAGGAGCGCAGTTCCTCCCGGAAGATGTGGACGATCACGTCACCGTAGTCGATCACGATCCAGTTCCCTTCCCGCAGCCCCTCCATATCGATGACCTTGCCGTACTTCTTGAGCCCCTTCTTGACCGAATCGGCAATGGCCTGGGCCTGCTTGTCCGAACGGCCCGTGGCAAGCACCAGATAGTCGGCAATGGACGATATCCGGCCGATCTCGAGGACCTTCACATCAAGGGCCTTCTTGTCGAGGGCGAAGCGGGCGCACTGGAGCGCGCGCTCGAGGGGAGTGAGCGTGAGTTTATCCGTCATGGGCATAGATCCTTTGTTCGTTGATGTAGCGCTCCACCGCCTCCGGGACCAAGTACCTGATCGACCTGCCGAGGCGAGCGAGTCCGCGGATGGAACGGGACGAGATGTCGAGGGGGACGCCGGCCAGCCAGTAGACCGAATATCCCGAGCGATGGGCGAGCCGTTTTTCCGCGGGATAATAGCAGAATTGCGCTGTTATGGCAACCGGCAGCGCCGCGAGCAGGTCCGCCGCTTCGGCTCCGGGGCGGGCCGCCACCACCAGGTTGCAGGAGGCGAAGATCGCCTCGTAGTCGTACCAGGAGCCAATGTCGAGGAACGAGTCGCTGCCGATGATGAAAAAAAATTCGTCCCCCGGATACTCCTCTTTGAGAGCCCGGATCGTGTCGACGGAATAGGACTTACCCGGTCGCCCCCCCTCCATGTCCGACACGGCAAAGGCGTGGTTGTCCGCCGTGGCGAGCCGCACCATGGCGCAGCGCGTCTCAAAGGGGACTTCCCCCTCCATGGCCTTGTGGGGCGGGGACGCTGCCGGAATGAACAGAACCCGGTCCAGGGCAAAGGTGTCCCGCACCTCCTCCGCGATGCGGAGGTGAGCCACGTGCACCGGGTTGAACGTGCCGCCGAGAATGCCCGTTTTCATCCCTTGCCGGCCTCCGGGTCCCTGCCCCCGCTCACGGCCTCACCTGTCCATCGCCATAGACGATGAACTTGGTCGTTGTCAGATCCTCCAGTCCCATGGGGCCGAAGGAGTGGAGCTTGGTGGTGGAGATGCCGATCTCGGCACCGAGCCCCAGTTGGTTGCCATCGGCAAATCGGGTGGAGGCATTGACCAGCACAGTGCTGGAGTTCACCTCCCGGATGAAGCGCTGGGCATTGTGATAGTCGCGGGTGACGATGGCCTCGGTGTGGAGCGAGCCGTAACGGTTGATGTGGGCCACGGCCTCGTCCAGGTCGTCCACCACCCGGACCGCGAGGATCAGCTCCAGGTATTCGGCATGCCAGTCGTCCTCGGTGGCCTTTGTGGCCTGGGGCACAAACTGGCGGACGCAGTCGTCGCCCCTCAGCTCCACCTTCAGCTCGATGAGGGTCTCGGCAATACGGGGGATAAAGGTCTCCGCAATATCCTTGTGGACCAGGAGCGTCTCCAGGGCATTGCAGACCCCGGGCCGCTGGACCTTGCCGTTGACGATGATCTTTTCCGCCATGTCGAAATCGGCATCCGCGTCCACGAAAACGTGGCAGACCCCCTTGTAGTGCTTGATGACCGGGATGCGCGAGTTCTCGACCACGAAACGGATCAGACTTTCGCCTCCCCGCGGGATGATCAGGTCGATGAACTCCTCCTGCTTGAGCATCTCCAGAACCCCCTCGCGCTCGGGGAAGGGAACGACCGACAAGGCCGCAGCGGGGATGCCCGCCCGCTTCAGTTCTTCCCCGAGGATGCGGGCGATAGCCAGATTGGAATGGATCGCTTCGGAGCCGCCCCGCAGAATGACGCTGTTGCCGCTCTTGAGGCAGAGAGCCGCGGCATCGGCGGTGACGTTGGGGCGCGCCTCGTAGATTATCCCGATGACCCCCAAGGGAATCCGCATCTTGCCCACACGGAGGCCGTTAGGGCGGGTCCACATCCGCGTCACCTCCCCCACCGGGTCGGAGAGAGCCGCCACCTCACGTAGGCCGTCGGCCATGGCCTTGATTCGGGCCTCGTTGAGCATGAGCCGGTCGAGCATGGCGGTCGAAAGCCCCTTGGCCTCGCCCGCTTCCAGGTCCTTCCGGTTTTCCTCAATGAGCTGGACGGTGTTCCTGACCAGAGAACCGGCCATGGCCAGGAGAAGCTCGTTCTTGGCGGAGGCGGAAAGCTTCGCCATGGCTATTGCGGCCTGGCGGGCGTCGGCGGCGATGTTTCGAATCTTTTCGGCGATCGACATGTCAAACCCCTCCCTTGCGGATTCAGCTGTTGATGCTGTGGCAGGACACTAATTTCTACGTTGTCACCTTTGGTTCGGCTCTGTGGGAAGAGGGCCGGCGGCTCCCCCTCCGAAAAACCCAAAGCGTCACCTTCATAACTCTGATGAGCTTGAACAGATCATTGAGCCGATTTCCCATCGAACAGGCTC
Protein-coding regions in this window:
- the nadD gene encoding nicotinate-nucleotide adenylyltransferase; translated protein: MKTGILGGTFNPVHVAHLRIAEEVRDTFALDRVLFIPAASPPHKAMEGEVPFETRCAMVRLATADNHAFAVSDMEGGRPGKSYSVDTIRALKEEYPGDEFFFIIGSDSFLDIGSWYDYEAIFASCNLVVAARPGAEAADLLAALPVAITAQFCYYPAEKRLAHRSGYSVYWLAGVPLDISSRSIRGLARLGRSIRYLVPEAVERYINEQRIYAHDG
- a CDS encoding glutamate-5-semialdehyde dehydrogenase, whose amino-acid sequence is MSIAEKIRNIAADARQAAIAMAKLSASAKNELLLAMAGSLVRNTVQLIEENRKDLEAGEAKGLSTAMLDRLMLNEARIKAMADGLREVAALSDPVGEVTRMWTRPNGLRVGKMRIPLGVIGIIYEARPNVTADAAALCLKSGNSVILRGGSEAIHSNLAIARILGEELKRAGIPAAALSVVPFPEREGVLEMLKQEEFIDLIIPRGGESLIRFVVENSRIPVIKHYKGVCHVFVDADADFDMAEKIIVNGKVQRPGVCNALETLLVHKDIAETFIPRIAETLIELKVELRGDDCVRQFVPQATKATEDDWHAEYLELILAVRVVDDLDEAVAHINRYGSLHTEAIVTRDYHNAQRFIREVNSSTVLVNASTRFADGNQLGLGAEIGISTTKLHSFGPMGLEDLTTTKFIVYGDGQVRP